One part of the Chryseobacterium sp. 7 genome encodes these proteins:
- a CDS encoding CynX/NimT family MFS transporter has translation MMKNEVKKNASYVLLLINVLVVILISSNLRSPIVAVAPVLGEVRDALKLDNFQVSLLTSIPLFMFAACSVLVSRFSNKLGISKLLMYSLIILSFGLFLRITGSLWLLFLGSIFIGLGICIGNVVTPGYVKNNFPKQIALMTGIFAVSMNLTAALASGFSVKIGELTGFGWKGSLGIWLVIAALGFLVLSLEFIFNKRNPNSSKMALSTSDFNMFKSAQAWNISIFMGLQSLFYYCLVAWLPSFLADYHMQGESSGWVFFVIQITMIPVTFCCPIIASKMKDQRLMILFICALMFGSTMMFVFLKSQWIYVNAVIIGISNGLSFSLSILFFSTRTKSSINAVKISGMAQSVGYLIAAFGPPLFGKLHDWDISWNSSFYLLSFAVLLMLYFGLKAARNKYVED, from the coding sequence ATGATGAAGAATGAAGTAAAAAAGAATGCTTCGTATGTTTTATTACTCATTAATGTTCTGGTAGTTATATTAATTTCCAGCAACCTGCGTTCGCCCATTGTGGCAGTGGCTCCTGTATTGGGAGAAGTAAGAGATGCTTTGAAACTGGATAATTTTCAGGTAAGTCTGCTTACTTCTATTCCACTGTTTATGTTTGCAGCCTGTTCAGTTTTAGTCAGTCGGTTTTCTAATAAACTGGGGATCAGTAAGCTTCTGATGTATTCCCTGATTATTTTAAGCTTCGGATTGTTTCTGCGAATTACCGGATCGCTCTGGCTTTTGTTTTTAGGATCAATATTTATTGGTTTAGGAATATGCATCGGGAACGTGGTTACTCCGGGATATGTGAAGAATAATTTCCCTAAACAGATTGCTCTCATGACAGGTATTTTTGCTGTATCTATGAATCTTACAGCTGCTTTAGCTTCCGGATTCAGTGTGAAAATTGGAGAATTGACGGGTTTTGGCTGGAAAGGTTCTCTTGGAATCTGGCTGGTGATTGCGGCATTGGGTTTTCTGGTGTTGTCACTGGAATTCATCTTTAATAAAAGAAATCCAAACTCATCTAAAATGGCACTCAGCACTTCGGATTTTAATATGTTCAAATCTGCACAGGCATGGAATATCAGTATTTTTATGGGACTACAGTCATTATTTTACTACTGTCTGGTAGCGTGGCTTCCTTCGTTTCTTGCCGATTATCATATGCAGGGAGAAAGTTCCGGATGGGTGTTTTTTGTGATTCAGATTACCATGATTCCTGTAACATTCTGCTGCCCGATTATTGCCAGTAAAATGAAAGATCAGAGGCTTATGATCCTCTTTATATGTGCTCTGATGTTCGGAAGTACAATGATGTTTGTATTTCTGAAGTCTCAGTGGATCTATGTGAATGCTGTGATTATAGGGATTTCTAACGGATTGTCTTTCAGTCTTTCGATTCTGTTCTTTTCTACGAGGACGAAAAGCAGCATTAATGCAGTTAAGATATCGGGAATGGCTCAGTCTGTAGGATACTTGATTGCTGCATTCGGGCCTCCGCTGTTTGGCAAGCTGCATGATTGGGATATTTCCTGGAACAGCTCTTTCTATCTGTTAAGTTTTGCAGTATTACTAATGCTGTATTTTGGGTTGAAAGCAGCGAGAAATAAGTATGTGGAAGATTAA
- a CDS encoding helix-turn-helix domain-containing protein, which translates to MNANDGIIIDDLKKPYFVWFEENWVHDDVLHHHQKGQLVYVESGFQYITIEEKIYLLPQNHAVWIPPNAVHKTNSHSEKIKLMIMFAEISTKVPFYQKVNVFSVPPVLKEMIKYAEKWSKLMTSDDDENVFLKALFNELPRFVEHSLTLHISLPKDQRLTKVMKYLHTHYQHDIKMEDLSDTALLSFRTLERIFKKETGLTLSKYQQMLRIIKSLEFLSSGDLTISETAYKVGYKSVQAYTRSFFSVMQFRPTDFIKTI; encoded by the coding sequence ATGAACGCCAACGACGGTATTATAATAGACGATCTGAAGAAACCCTATTTTGTATGGTTTGAAGAAAACTGGGTTCATGATGACGTTCTTCATCATCACCAAAAAGGGCAGCTGGTATACGTAGAAAGCGGGTTCCAGTATATCACCATTGAAGAAAAAATATACCTTCTTCCGCAGAACCATGCGGTATGGATTCCTCCTAATGCTGTTCACAAAACCAATTCTCACTCAGAAAAGATCAAACTGATGATCATGTTTGCAGAGATTAGTACAAAAGTTCCATTTTATCAGAAAGTGAATGTATTTTCCGTTCCACCGGTTTTAAAAGAAATGATAAAATATGCTGAAAAATGGTCTAAGCTGATGACATCAGACGACGATGAAAATGTATTTTTAAAAGCACTTTTCAATGAACTTCCGAGGTTTGTAGAGCATTCTCTTACCCTTCACATCAGTCTTCCTAAAGATCAGCGTCTTACCAAAGTCATGAAGTATCTTCACACCCATTATCAGCATGACATTAAGATGGAAGATCTCAGTGATACAGCACTCTTATCTTTCCGTACTCTGGAACGTATTTTCAAAAAAGAAACCGGGCTTACTTTAAGCAAATACCAGCAGATGCTTCGCATTATTAAAAGTCTGGAGTTTTTAAGCTCAGGTGATCTCACTATTTCTGAAACCGCATACAAAGTAGGATATAAAAGTGTGCAGGCCTATACAAGAAGTTTTTTTTCTGTGATGCAATTCCGGCCAACAGATTTTATTAAAACCATCTAA
- a CDS encoding CusA/CzcA family heavy metal efflux RND transporter, which produces MLNKIIEFSVKNKLIIALFTGALIIFGVYETTQLPIDAQPDITNNQVQIITTAPSYGAADIERLVTFPIEQATSNISGITELRSFSRFGLSLVTVVFDDKTDVYWARQQVQERLQLVQDNIPAGIGKPELGPISTGLGEIFQYVVRAKKGYENVYDETELRTIQDWVVRRQLLGTKGVADVSSFGGKLKQYEIAINPNKLQAFNININDVFAALEKNNQNTGGAYIEKKETVLFIRSEGLLGSTEDIGSIQVAETKEGIPVHIKDVASVKIGYATRYGAMTYNDTGEVSGAIVLMLKVENANVVIGNIKQRLEKIQESLPEGVVIEPFLDRAKMVNNTISTVKTNLMEGALIVVFILVLFLGNFRAGLLVASVIPLAMLFAIIMMNIFGVGGNLMSLGALDFGLIVDGAVIIVEAVLHQLAHKKHFGKDNMLTKKEMDDQVSSSATKMVSSAVFGQIIILIVYLPIFTLQGIEGKMFKPMAQTVAFALIGAFILSLTYIPMMSSLVLSRKKKEKENISDRVMGKVETGHQKLLMKALKFRKTIIIGVLILFAGAVFTLSRMGGEFIPSLEEGDFAVEMRVLQGSNINETKKATSQAANILLTQFPEVEKVVMKIGSAEIPTEPMPMDAGDMIIVLKPKKEWTSAKSFPELSDKMSKALSVIPGLTTSFQFPVQMRFNELMTGARQDVVCKIYGEDLDSLATYAKKIGSIINTVKGAQDLYIEPVVGAPQVVINYNRSELSRYNISVADINRVINMAFAGQTAGALYEGEKKFDIVVRMDNEHKKDITSIRNLLVPTSSGEQIPLSQLAKVELKNSPNQIQREDTKRRIIVGFNARGRDVQSIVEELQQKTAKSLKLSPGYTISYGGAFENLNEAKARLGIAVPISLVMIFLLLFFAFGSVKHSLLIYTAIPLSAIGGVYFLALRGMPFSISAGVGFIALFGVAVLNGIVLISEFNRLKNNGITNTNRIVLIGTKIRLRPVLMTAFVASLGFLPMAISNGAGAEVQRPLATVVIGGLMLATLLTLFVLPILYVLFEHINKDKMKFSKKLNYKKLSVFFLLLSFGTYKAQESITYDQALEKAYQQNGTLKNSKLISDYQEKLKASYLDIPQTEVTGGFGQIQGEETDNSFGISQRFSFPTVYSKRKQMLDAEWSASVINQNLTKTQLTKEVTDVFYRILVFQEKKKVLEYISQLYNNFADKAGLRLKKGEANILEESTAEIQKEQIKVQLNTLENDLNIAKLQLQLLLQSTTSYQPVAEKPIINIGLQISEEMVKNHPELQYLQQQIKVEEAEVQLEKSRLLPDLLIGYTNQSMKNINNNRFNSVQVGVGIPLFTKGQRALAKAAQAKIAISENQYQRKEIELKNRLNQQLSNYINQQRIIENYEQKQLPKSEIILKTAQKQMEVGEIDYLDWVILVNQAVKTKADYIDQLEKLNQIGAELQFLISK; this is translated from the coding sequence ATGTTAAATAAAATCATTGAGTTTTCTGTAAAGAATAAACTCATCATTGCTCTGTTTACAGGGGCTCTCATCATTTTTGGGGTTTATGAAACCACCCAACTTCCCATTGATGCCCAGCCGGACATTACCAATAACCAGGTTCAGATCATTACTACAGCTCCTTCGTACGGTGCAGCAGATATAGAACGTCTTGTTACATTTCCTATTGAACAAGCTACCAGCAATATCAGCGGAATTACGGAGCTGAGAAGTTTCTCCCGATTCGGACTTTCACTGGTGACTGTTGTTTTTGATGACAAGACTGATGTGTATTGGGCACGCCAGCAGGTTCAGGAACGTTTACAGCTTGTTCAGGATAATATACCAGCCGGGATTGGTAAGCCGGAATTAGGACCCATTTCAACCGGATTGGGAGAGATTTTCCAGTATGTGGTAAGAGCAAAAAAAGGATACGAAAATGTATATGATGAAACAGAACTGAGAACCATTCAGGACTGGGTGGTCAGAAGACAGCTTCTCGGAACGAAAGGGGTGGCAGATGTAAGCAGTTTCGGAGGTAAACTGAAACAATATGAAATTGCCATTAATCCTAATAAATTACAGGCGTTCAACATCAATATCAATGATGTTTTTGCCGCGCTGGAAAAGAACAACCAGAATACCGGAGGCGCGTATATTGAAAAGAAAGAAACCGTTCTGTTTATCCGCAGTGAAGGACTTTTGGGAAGCACAGAAGATATTGGCAGCATTCAGGTAGCGGAAACCAAAGAAGGTATTCCAGTGCACATTAAAGACGTAGCATCTGTAAAGATTGGTTATGCGACAAGGTATGGCGCTATGACTTATAATGATACCGGAGAAGTGTCCGGAGCTATTGTTCTGATGCTGAAAGTGGAAAATGCCAATGTAGTAATTGGAAATATCAAGCAAAGACTGGAAAAAATTCAGGAATCATTGCCGGAAGGAGTAGTGATTGAACCATTCCTTGACCGTGCCAAAATGGTAAACAATACCATCAGTACCGTAAAAACAAACCTGATGGAAGGCGCTTTGATTGTTGTTTTCATTCTGGTTCTATTTTTAGGAAATTTCAGAGCGGGATTATTGGTTGCTTCCGTGATTCCTTTGGCGATGCTTTTCGCAATTATTATGATGAACATATTCGGGGTGGGAGGAAACCTGATGAGCCTTGGAGCACTGGATTTCGGTCTTATTGTAGACGGAGCCGTTATTATTGTGGAGGCCGTACTGCATCAGCTTGCCCATAAAAAACACTTTGGAAAAGACAATATGCTCACCAAAAAAGAAATGGATGATCAGGTTTCAAGCTCTGCTACCAAAATGGTTAGCAGTGCTGTTTTCGGACAGATCATTATCTTAATCGTATATCTTCCGATTTTTACGCTTCAGGGAATTGAAGGAAAGATGTTCAAGCCTATGGCTCAGACCGTCGCTTTTGCGTTGATTGGGGCATTTATTCTATCCCTGACTTATATTCCGATGATGAGCTCTCTGGTATTAAGCAGAAAGAAAAAGGAAAAAGAAAATATTTCAGACCGTGTCATGGGTAAAGTGGAAACCGGACACCAAAAACTCCTGATGAAAGCTCTTAAATTCAGAAAAACTATAATTATTGGTGTGCTGATTTTATTTGCTGGAGCTGTTTTTACCCTTTCCAGAATGGGTGGAGAATTTATTCCGTCTCTGGAAGAAGGTGATTTTGCTGTTGAAATGAGGGTTCTTCAGGGAAGTAACATTAATGAAACCAAGAAAGCCACCAGCCAGGCCGCAAATATCCTTTTAACACAGTTTCCTGAAGTGGAAAAGGTAGTTATGAAAATTGGTAGTGCAGAAATTCCTACGGAACCAATGCCGATGGATGCGGGAGATATGATTATTGTTTTGAAACCGAAAAAAGAATGGACTTCTGCAAAATCATTTCCTGAACTTTCTGATAAAATGAGCAAAGCATTAAGCGTTATTCCCGGACTGACTACCAGCTTCCAGTTTCCAGTACAAATGCGTTTCAACGAACTGATGACCGGAGCCAGACAGGATGTGGTTTGTAAAATTTACGGCGAAGATCTGGACAGCCTTGCTACCTATGCCAAAAAGATTGGAAGCATCATCAATACTGTAAAAGGGGCACAGGATCTTTATATTGAACCTGTAGTAGGTGCCCCGCAGGTTGTGATTAATTATAACCGTTCTGAGCTGTCCCGATATAATATTTCGGTAGCAGATATCAACAGGGTCATCAATATGGCTTTTGCTGGCCAGACTGCCGGAGCTTTGTATGAAGGAGAGAAGAAGTTTGATATTGTTGTCCGAATGGATAATGAACATAAAAAAGATATTACCAGCATCCGGAATCTTTTGGTTCCTACCTCTTCGGGAGAGCAGATTCCATTGTCACAGCTTGCTAAAGTAGAGCTTAAAAACAGTCCGAACCAGATTCAGAGGGAAGATACCAAAAGGAGAATTATTGTAGGATTTAACGCAAGAGGAAGAGATGTTCAGAGCATTGTGGAAGAACTTCAGCAAAAAACTGCTAAAAGTCTGAAACTATCACCGGGATATACCATTTCTTATGGAGGTGCTTTTGAAAATTTAAATGAAGCCAAAGCCAGATTAGGTATAGCTGTTCCCATTTCGTTAGTGATGATTTTCCTGTTATTGTTCTTTGCTTTTGGATCTGTAAAACACAGCCTGCTGATTTACACAGCTATTCCATTATCAGCGATAGGTGGTGTGTATTTTCTAGCGCTGAGAGGTATGCCTTTCAGCATCAGTGCAGGAGTAGGGTTCATCGCTTTATTTGGAGTGGCTGTACTTAATGGAATTGTTTTAATATCAGAATTTAACCGATTGAAAAATAATGGAATAACTAACACCAACAGAATCGTGCTCATCGGTACAAAAATAAGACTTCGTCCGGTTTTAATGACCGCTTTTGTGGCGTCTCTGGGATTTCTTCCCATGGCAATCAGCAACGGTGCAGGAGCTGAAGTACAGAGACCTTTGGCAACTGTGGTGATTGGAGGACTTATGCTGGCAACTCTTTTAACCTTATTTGTACTCCCAATTTTATACGTCCTTTTTGAACATATTAATAAAGATAAAATGAAATTCTCGAAAAAACTCAATTATAAAAAACTGTCTGTTTTCTTTCTGTTATTGTCCTTCGGAACTTATAAGGCTCAGGAAAGCATTACTTATGATCAGGCTTTGGAAAAAGCATACCAGCAGAACGGGACCCTTAAAAACTCAAAATTAATATCAGATTATCAGGAAAAACTGAAGGCCAGCTATCTGGATATTCCCCAAACGGAAGTTACGGGCGGATTTGGACAGATTCAGGGAGAAGAAACGGATAATTCATTCGGCATTTCTCAAAGGTTCAGCTTTCCGACAGTGTATTCAAAAAGAAAGCAAATGCTGGATGCCGAATGGTCTGCCAGTGTCATCAATCAGAATTTGACCAAAACACAGCTTACCAAAGAAGTAACAGACGTTTTCTACAGAATATTAGTCTTTCAGGAGAAGAAAAAAGTACTGGAATACATCAGTCAGCTTTACAATAATTTTGCAGATAAGGCAGGATTACGATTAAAAAAGGGGGAAGCCAATATTCTGGAGGAATCCACCGCTGAAATTCAGAAAGAACAGATAAAAGTACAGCTGAATACCCTTGAAAATGATTTGAATATCGCAAAACTTCAGCTTCAATTATTACTTCAATCTACAACTTCTTATCAACCTGTTGCAGAAAAGCCTATCATTAATATTGGACTTCAGATTTCAGAAGAAATGGTAAAAAACCATCCTGAGCTTCAATATCTGCAGCAACAGATTAAAGTGGAAGAGGCCGAAGTACAGCTTGAAAAAAGCAGACTGCTTCCGGATCTTCTTATAGGATACACTAATCAAAGTATGAAAAACATCAATAACAACCGTTTCAATTCGGTTCAGGTGGGTGTTGGAATTCCATTGTTTACCAAAGGGCAGAGAGCTTTGGCCAAAGCAGCACAAGCTAAAATCGCCATCTCCGAAAACCAATATCAGAGAAAAGAAATTGAACTTAAAAACAGGCTGAATCAACAACTGAGTAATTATATAAACCAACAGCGGATCATCGAAAATTATGAACAAAAACAGCTTCCAAAATCTGAAATCATTTTAAAAACAGCCCAGAAACAGATGGAAGTAGGAGAAATAGACTATCTGGACTGGGTAATACTGGTGAATCAGGCCGTAAAAACCAAGGCAGATTATATTGATCAGCTGGAAAAACTGAATCAGATCGGAGCCGAACTTCAATTCTTAATTTCAAAATAA
- a CDS encoding efflux RND transporter periplasmic adaptor subunit, with amino-acid sequence MHFKNISLYSLAFILTLSSCAGKKEEEKTVYENTKFSKNDKNSVHLTEKQIQSVGLTTTSIQNRNMEKLVRLNGKAEIAPSHISLVSSIMGGHIKSINVINGSHFNKGQVLAVVEDPQFIQLQQDYLVTKAQLEAARLNFNRQKDLNTSKASSDKTMQTAQADYSTLNATLKGLEEKLRIIGINAKGLTTGNIRSKINIYAPFTGFVSKILVNNGQYINPADTLFELINPAGLLLELKVFENDINDVKVGQEILVYNNQNPDVKSSAKIVSVVPSIENGGSATAIAKLSSVNTEFVKGMYVNAEVNISSRYTQGLPNEAVVSFENKNYVFEDLGKSNYKMIPIVTGISDDQFTEVLKADFLKDKKIVQKGAYSLLMMLKNKAE; translated from the coding sequence ATGCATTTCAAGAATATATCACTATACAGCCTTGCTTTCATCCTTACTTTATCTTCATGTGCAGGAAAAAAAGAGGAAGAAAAAACGGTTTATGAAAACACCAAATTTTCTAAAAACGACAAAAACTCCGTTCATCTTACAGAAAAGCAGATCCAGTCTGTAGGATTAACAACAACAAGTATTCAGAACAGAAATATGGAAAAGCTAGTGAGATTGAACGGAAAAGCGGAAATCGCCCCGTCTCACATTAGTTTGGTTTCCAGTATTATGGGTGGACATATCAAGTCTATCAATGTCATTAATGGAAGCCATTTCAATAAGGGGCAGGTACTTGCGGTGGTAGAAGATCCGCAGTTTATCCAGCTGCAGCAGGATTATCTGGTAACAAAAGCGCAGCTTGAAGCAGCAAGACTGAATTTCAACCGTCAGAAAGATTTGAATACAAGCAAAGCCAGCAGCGATAAGACTATGCAGACTGCTCAGGCAGATTATTCTACTTTGAATGCCACTCTAAAAGGGTTGGAAGAAAAGCTGAGAATCATTGGAATTAATGCCAAAGGTCTGACTACCGGAAATATCCGAAGTAAGATCAATATTTATGCTCCGTTTACAGGTTTTGTAAGTAAAATTCTGGTGAATAACGGGCAGTATATCAACCCCGCAGATACTTTATTTGAACTCATCAATCCGGCTGGATTACTTTTAGAATTAAAAGTTTTTGAAAATGATATAAATGACGTAAAAGTCGGCCAGGAAATTTTGGTGTACAATAATCAAAACCCTGATGTCAAATCCAGTGCCAAAATTGTCAGTGTAGTTCCAAGTATTGAAAATGGAGGTTCCGCAACGGCAATCGCCAAATTATCTTCCGTAAATACTGAATTTGTAAAAGGAATGTATGTGAATGCCGAAGTAAATATCAGCAGCCGTTATACACAAGGGCTTCCTAATGAAGCGGTAGTATCGTTTGAAAACAAAAACTATGTTTTCGAAGACCTTGGAAAATCCAATTATAAAATGATTCCCATAGTAACCGGAATTTCAGATGACCAGTTTACAGAGGTATTAAAAGCTGATTTTTTAAAGGATAAGAAAATTGTACAGAAAGGAGCTTACAGTCTTCTGATGATGCTTAAAAACAAGGCAGAATAG